A window from Enterocloster bolteae encodes these proteins:
- a CDS encoding PTS transporter subunit IIC, whose protein sequence is MEAILGFFQEFINLGAAILLPVVIAILGKFFGMKLGHAIKSGLLVGIGFQGLVLAVNLLITTIQPVMDYYKALGSGYDALEVGFAALGAASWTVPFAVFVIPAIIIVNLILVRLKITKVLNVDIWNFMHFLVPGALAYALSGNAVIGFLVAVGCGIVALFFSQWLAPKWGEFFGLEGTTCTTLAFCAWVYPVTYGLNKIIDLIPGLRDVDVNVDKLGKKLGIFGDPAVIGLLVGVFLALLTRQDLGALLTIGMGVAASMVLIPRMVSVMMEGLTPMGNAANDYMHRKIGDDADIYIGMDIALGLGDPACITCSAIMIPVTILLAFLIPDMRFFPLGILAEVCYLAPMCVLTSKGNIFRTLICMTVMMFITLFFANMFIPEATQMLSVTGVKFEGLVTASHFGWNPGNLLVSLLHRLFGMLG, encoded by the coding sequence ATGGAGGCAATATTAGGATTTTTTCAGGAATTTATCAATTTAGGCGCAGCCATACTTCTGCCGGTTGTCATAGCCATATTAGGAAAATTCTTTGGGATGAAGCTGGGCCATGCCATCAAGTCCGGATTACTGGTGGGAATCGGTTTCCAGGGACTGGTTCTGGCGGTCAACCTGCTGATTACAACAATACAGCCGGTCATGGACTACTATAAGGCGCTGGGGTCGGGATATGACGCTCTGGAGGTTGGGTTTGCAGCGCTGGGGGCTGCATCCTGGACCGTTCCCTTTGCCGTGTTTGTCATCCCGGCCATCATAATTGTGAATCTGATTCTGGTGCGCCTGAAGATTACAAAGGTACTGAATGTGGATATCTGGAATTTCATGCATTTTCTTGTACCCGGCGCATTGGCATATGCCCTGTCAGGAAACGCAGTTATCGGTTTCCTGGTAGCCGTGGGGTGCGGCATCGTTGCATTGTTCTTTTCCCAGTGGCTGGCCCCGAAGTGGGGGGAATTCTTCGGACTGGAAGGAACCACCTGTACCACGCTGGCGTTCTGCGCCTGGGTATATCCTGTTACATATGGACTCAATAAAATCATTGACCTGATTCCCGGCCTGAGGGACGTGGATGTCAATGTGGATAAGCTGGGAAAGAAACTGGGAATCTTTGGAGACCCAGCGGTCATCGGACTGCTGGTGGGCGTATTCCTGGCCTTGCTGACCAGACAGGACCTGGGGGCGTTACTGACCATCGGCATGGGTGTCGCGGCATCCATGGTGCTGATTCCCAGAATGGTAAGCGTTATGATGGAAGGTCTGACTCCCATGGGCAATGCTGCCAATGATTACATGCACAGGAAGATTGGCGATGACGCGGATATTTACATCGGTATGGACATCGCCCTTGGATTGGGAGACCCGGCCTGTATCACATGCTCGGCCATTATGATACCGGTCACCATCCTCCTGGCATTCCTGATTCCCGATATGAGGTTTTTCCCTCTGGGAATCCTGGCAGAGGTTTGCTATCTGGCTCCTATGTGTGTGCTGACCAGTAAGGGAAATATATTCAGGACTCTGATCTGCATGACAGTCATGATGTTCATTACCTTGTTCTTTGCGAACATGTTTATACCCGAAGCAACGCAGATGCTGTCTGTCACCGGCGTTAAATTTGAAGGACTGGTAACCGCATCCCACTTTGGCTGGAACCCGGGCAACCTGTTGGTATCCCTGCTGCACAGACTGTTTGGAATGCTTGGTTAA
- a CDS encoding PTS sugar transporter subunit IIA, whose protein sequence is MKNRYLVIHGFARDRYEAITMCGEALYKEGLVSEQFGTLCVEREKNYPTGLPTEIPTAIPHAKDESITQNSVCFLKLDRPVSFKRMDDDTQDVSTDMIFNLAIKDPNEHLQALQNMMGFLNDSEALLKCKSLSDEELIEYLQEKIG, encoded by the coding sequence ATGAAAAATAGATATTTAGTGATTCACGGTTTTGCCAGGGACAGATATGAGGCAATCACCATGTGCGGTGAGGCTCTGTATAAGGAAGGACTTGTCAGCGAACAGTTTGGGACTCTGTGCGTGGAACGGGAGAAGAATTACCCTACAGGACTGCCCACGGAGATTCCTACAGCCATCCCGCATGCCAAAGATGAGAGCATCACACAAAACAGTGTTTGTTTCCTCAAACTGGACCGGCCTGTTTCTTTTAAGCGGATGGATGACGATACCCAGGATGTCAGTACAGATATGATTTTCAACCTGGCAATCAAGGATCCCAATGAACATCTTCAGGCGCTGCAGAACATGATGGGTTTTTTAAATGATTCGGAAGCTCTGTTAAAATGCAAGAGCCTTTCAGACGAGGAACTGATTGAATACTTACAGGAAAAGATAGGATAG
- the hxlB gene encoding 6-phospho-3-hexuloisomerase: MELMDIVAELKNASVQMPEEKIDQFIEAVDTHERIFVYGTGRSGLMLKALAMRLMQMGYQSYVVGETTTPSVGKGDLLIVASASGETQSVCSAADDGAKQGTDVLVITGSKESTLSRNHEPLIRIEAATKFSESKASIQPLGSLFEQMLLLIFDAVILKMSSKNADTNKKMAKRHASIE, translated from the coding sequence ATGGAATTAATGGATATTGTCGCTGAATTAAAGAATGCTTCCGTGCAGATGCCGGAAGAAAAAATCGACCAGTTCATAGAGGCGGTTGACACTCATGAGCGAATCTTTGTATACGGGACCGGAAGGTCCGGCCTGATGTTAAAAGCGCTGGCCATGAGACTGATGCAGATGGGATATCAGTCCTATGTGGTGGGGGAGACCACAACTCCTTCCGTGGGAAAAGGGGACCTGTTGATTGTGGCTTCGGCTTCCGGAGAGACACAGAGCGTGTGCAGCGCGGCAGACGACGGGGCTAAGCAGGGAACCGACGTGCTGGTGATCACCGGCAGCAAGGAATCCACACTGAGCAGGAACCATGAGCCGCTTATCCGGATTGAGGCCGCCACCAAGTTTTCTGAGTCAAAGGCAAGCATCCAGCCTCTGGGCAGTTTGTTTGAGCAGATGCTGCTGCTGATTTTTGACGCGGTCATCCTTAAGATGAGTTCAAAAAATGCGGATACGAACAAGAAGATGGCAAAGCGCCATGCAAGCATCGAATAG
- a CDS encoding PTS sugar transporter subunit IIB, with amino-acid sequence MTKEIKILVACGSGVATSTIAQEAVKEIAQRAGVNARVFKATIAEVPERQHHVDIVLTTANYRQPLEKPYMSVFGLISGVNKANTEKKLEELMKKVAAE; translated from the coding sequence ATGACAAAAGAAATCAAAATTTTAGTAGCATGCGGCAGCGGAGTTGCGACTTCAACCATCGCACAGGAGGCAGTAAAGGAAATAGCGCAGAGGGCAGGGGTCAATGCAAGGGTATTTAAGGCCACCATTGCGGAAGTGCCGGAGAGGCAGCACCATGTGGATATTGTGCTGACCACAGCCAATTACCGCCAGCCTCTGGAGAAGCCGTACATGAGCGTGTTCGGACTCATTTCCGGGGTCAATAAGGCCAATACGGAAAAGAAGCTGGAGGAGCTGATGAAGAAGGTTGCGGCGGAGTAA
- a CDS encoding BglG family transcription antiterminator, with translation MKKRSTEILQRLLKNPNEELSLKKLTDDYNITEKTLKGDVQELVEFARESGFGHSVYWDNHILRLDDRKHISEFMDAVYSMDPYQYKMSLEERKVYIIIELLCHDGYYSMQQLADELYVTRNTIINDCRLVDEYVKKYGIIFVAKSKKGILLQTEEDKTRGLLIDIFKGLIPSIKCEKDFFVRFIIRRAGFICPLTDVIYYMNCFTKDNNIIFAKDVFFEIAICIFVLLNRLEQTGFAENSTEPGLPQLQLDTIGNMIHYVAEELGYSAIGHNGILVMERQILLRNLHPQVQSINDFELYGVICHFLLEISREIDVDIQSDNLLVESLISHVKGMNNWNDADYDWDIGYETSGEFPRIRELAEDKFCILEKYLQYSLTPKMKDSIIIHICAALLRGRKNSSPLGVIISCPGSMATSKYLEAQIKNYFNFYVVDTMTTRQVEASKGCFDQVDFVISTVPIQDCVLPVAVVSPLITVEDINKIQNLAFKQKKTVLPDARERFPVLSKIYAIYDSGDRRKIEYLDRELKQILEDAFYVESKIGKEFALLNMLKIKYIKARDGKMAWREAMKAASEDLIRDGYFDERYVREAIGNVEEYGSYIIVNKGIALAHARKESGVYEDGLSLLVSKDGILFDEGETVHLLFFFSQKGETDYLDLFKEIIKLGKDQNDVDRIRNLTDSMEIYRTMWEILSRN, from the coding sequence ATGAAAAAGAGAAGTACCGAGATATTACAGCGGCTTCTGAAGAATCCAAACGAGGAGCTGAGCCTGAAAAAACTGACAGATGACTATAACATAACTGAAAAGACCTTAAAAGGCGATGTGCAGGAGCTTGTGGAATTTGCCAGGGAATCCGGTTTCGGACACTCTGTATACTGGGACAACCACATACTGCGTCTGGATGACCGAAAGCATATCAGTGAGTTCATGGACGCAGTGTATTCCATGGATCCATACCAGTATAAAATGTCGCTGGAGGAGCGGAAGGTTTATATTATCATTGAATTACTCTGCCATGATGGTTATTATTCCATGCAGCAGCTGGCAGACGAACTGTATGTCACCAGGAATACCATCATAAATGACTGCAGGCTGGTGGATGAATATGTAAAAAAATATGGGATTATCTTTGTGGCCAAAAGTAAGAAGGGAATCCTGCTCCAGACAGAGGAGGATAAGACCCGCGGGCTGCTGATTGACATATTTAAGGGTCTGATTCCATCCATAAAATGCGAGAAGGATTTTTTTGTACGTTTTATTATAAGGCGGGCGGGGTTTATCTGCCCTCTTACAGATGTCATCTATTATATGAACTGTTTCACCAAGGACAACAATATCATATTTGCAAAGGATGTATTTTTTGAAATTGCCATCTGCATCTTTGTCCTGCTCAACCGGTTAGAGCAGACCGGATTTGCAGAGAATTCCACAGAACCCGGCCTGCCCCAGCTGCAGCTGGACACCATTGGCAATATGATACATTATGTGGCGGAGGAGCTGGGATACTCAGCCATAGGGCATAACGGGATTCTGGTTATGGAGAGGCAGATTCTTCTGAGAAATCTGCATCCCCAGGTACAGAGCATCAATGATTTTGAGCTCTATGGTGTGATCTGCCATTTCCTGCTGGAAATCAGCCGGGAAATAGATGTGGATATCCAGTCAGACAATCTGCTGGTGGAATCGCTGATTTCCCATGTAAAGGGCATGAATAACTGGAATGACGCGGATTATGACTGGGACATAGGGTATGAGACCTCCGGGGAGTTCCCGCGTATCAGGGAGCTTGCGGAGGATAAGTTCTGCATATTGGAGAAGTACCTCCAATACAGCCTTACACCCAAGATGAAAGACAGCATTATTATCCATATATGCGCGGCCCTGCTGAGAGGGAGGAAGAACAGCAGCCCCCTGGGAGTTATTATATCCTGCCCAGGAAGCATGGCTACCAGCAAGTATCTGGAAGCCCAGATTAAGAATTACTTCAATTTTTATGTGGTGGACACCATGACCACCAGACAGGTGGAGGCGTCAAAGGGCTGTTTCGACCAGGTGGACTTTGTCATATCCACGGTACCGATTCAGGACTGCGTGCTGCCTGTGGCTGTGGTCAGCCCTTTGATCACGGTGGAGGATATCAACAAGATACAAAACCTTGCATTTAAACAGAAAAAGACTGTTCTGCCGGATGCCAGGGAGCGTTTTCCGGTGCTCTCAAAAATCTATGCGATCTATGATTCAGGGGACCGGCGGAAAATCGAATATCTGGACCGTGAACTCAAGCAGATTCTGGAGGATGCCTTCTATGTAGAGTCCAAGATTGGAAAAGAGTTTGCGCTGCTCAACATGCTTAAAATAAAGTATATCAAGGCAAGGGACGGGAAAATGGCCTGGCGGGAGGCTATGAAGGCTGCCTCCGAGGACCTGATCAGAGACGGATACTTTGATGAACGTTATGTGCGGGAAGCCATTGGAAATGTGGAGGAGTACGGCAGTTACATCATTGTAAATAAAGGAATCGCGCTGGCCCACGCCAGGAAGGAGAGCGGGGTATACGAGGACGGGCTCAGCCTCCTGGTATCAAAGGACGGTATCCTGTTTGATGAGGGCGAGACGGTTCACCTCTTGTTCTTCTTTTCGCAGAAAGGTGAAACGGACTATCTGGACCTGTTCAAGGAAATTATAAAATTAGGTAAAGACCAAAATGATGTTGACAGAATCAGAAATTTAACGGACAGCATGGAGATTTACCGCACCATGTGGGAGATATTATCCAGAAATTGA
- a CDS encoding HAMP domain-containing sensor histidine kinase produces the protein MKNGIRLWLSLSIHVIIIMFVMVFITGTLSFRFFSSDIHSVTARLFPLISLLIAAILVSVSLILIVSKRLLVPIQNLIEALQRVAEGDFTVRLPENHEDAYAYNMNANFNKMVKELNSMEMLQSDFIQNVSHEFKTPLTSIEGYATLLNGVSLPDELHVYSGHILESARQLSVLTGNILKISKLENQGIVSQKESFFLDEQIRQALLSLAPMWEPKNLDIDMDLPETLYYGNENLMFQVWTNLFSNAVKFTPPGGSISVRCCQTPEVIQVCIKDTGVGMTPEVQSHIFDKFYQGEQNRNIEGNGLGLALVKKIVTLCNGTVAVESRPDEGSVFTVRLPMDK, from the coding sequence ATGAAGAACGGTATCAGACTGTGGCTTAGTCTTTCAATCCATGTCATCATAATCATGTTTGTTATGGTTTTTATAACAGGTACGCTTTCCTTCCGATTTTTTTCATCGGATATACACAGCGTCACCGCCCGCCTGTTTCCGCTTATATCCCTGCTGATAGCAGCTATACTGGTATCTGTTTCCCTGATTCTCATCGTGTCAAAGCGTCTTCTGGTTCCCATCCAAAACCTGATCGAAGCTCTTCAAAGGGTTGCTGAAGGGGATTTCACCGTCCGGCTTCCTGAAAACCATGAGGATGCCTATGCGTATAATATGAACGCCAACTTCAACAAGATGGTAAAGGAACTTAATTCCATGGAAATGCTCCAGTCCGACTTCATACAAAATGTGTCGCATGAATTCAAGACGCCCCTTACCTCTATTGAGGGCTATGCCACCTTGTTAAACGGAGTCTCCCTCCCGGACGAGCTCCATGTCTACTCCGGGCATATCCTTGAAAGCGCCCGGCAGCTCTCTGTACTGACCGGTAATATCCTGAAAATATCCAAACTGGAGAATCAAGGTATCGTCTCCCAAAAGGAATCCTTTTTCCTGGACGAACAAATACGCCAGGCTCTTCTCAGCCTGGCGCCTATGTGGGAACCTAAAAACCTGGACATTGATATGGATCTGCCTGAAACGCTTTACTATGGCAATGAGAACCTGATGTTCCAGGTATGGACAAACCTTTTTTCAAATGCAGTCAAATTCACTCCACCCGGAGGTTCCATCAGCGTCCGCTGCTGTCAGACACCGGAAGTCATTCAGGTGTGTATCAAAGACACTGGCGTCGGCATGACACCGGAGGTACAGTCCCACATATTTGACAAATTCTATCAGGGTGAGCAGAACCGCAACATTGAGGGCAATGGCCTTGGGCTGGCCCTGGTCAAAAAAATTGTCACACTGTGCAATGGAACAGTTGCTGTGGAGAGCCGGCCAGATGAGGGATCCGTGTTCACAGTCCGGCTTCCAATGGACAAGTAA
- a CDS encoding response regulator transcription factor translates to MLKILIVEDDEKLSQLYKIVLNKAGYETVLASNGQEAWDIFDQEHIDLVITDVMMPVLNGYDLVKILRNENPLIPVLMITAKDDYPSKSKGFTLGIDDYMTKPIDVNEMVLRVKALMRRANINQERRLMVGATCLDYDSLTVSCGEDSIMLPQKEFLLLYKLVSYPNKIFTRIQLMDEIWGPGTASDVQTIDVHINRLRRHFEHNHDFKIMTVRGLGYKAVVQ, encoded by the coding sequence ATGCTGAAGATATTGATTGTAGAAGACGATGAAAAATTAAGCCAGCTTTATAAAATCGTATTAAACAAAGCCGGATATGAGACAGTTCTGGCTTCCAACGGACAGGAGGCATGGGACATCTTTGATCAGGAACATATCGACCTGGTCATAACCGATGTTATGATGCCCGTACTCAATGGTTATGACCTGGTGAAAATACTGCGCAATGAAAATCCGCTGATTCCAGTGCTCATGATAACAGCCAAAGATGACTACCCCTCCAAAAGCAAAGGTTTTACTTTAGGTATTGACGACTATATGACCAAACCCATTGATGTGAACGAAATGGTTCTCAGGGTAAAAGCACTGATGCGCAGAGCCAATATCAACCAGGAACGCAGGCTGATGGTAGGTGCTACCTGTCTGGATTATGACTCCCTGACAGTCTCCTGCGGGGAGGATTCCATCATGCTTCCTCAGAAGGAATTCCTGCTTTTGTATAAACTGGTTTCCTATCCCAACAAGATTTTCACACGCATCCAGCTTATGGATGAGATATGGGGACCCGGCACTGCCTCTGACGTACAAACCATTGATGTACACATCAACAGGCTGCGCAGGCATTTTGAACATAACCATGATTTTAAAATAATGACGGTTCGGGGACTTGGGTATAAGGCGGTGGTGCAATGA
- a CDS encoding TetR/AcrR family transcriptional regulator has product MPTERFDKLPELKKNRISDAISEAFMHRGTGDIHITQIARSARVSRGSLYAYFLSKEDMLFFSLCQTQRFIWENNKKILLEYGGDYWKMLETSLRYHFSICRTNRLYRLLYLPIEGNESFSLLSRSLLHGKEYMEYKAWIYRHLMPAYRERFSEDEFGVYQDTCNDILTVSIQEYISGAGKKEDIMACFHNKIIYIRPEVKQQTV; this is encoded by the coding sequence ATGCCCACAGAACGTTTTGATAAACTTCCGGAACTGAAAAAAAACAGGATAAGCGATGCCATCAGTGAGGCGTTTATGCACAGAGGAACAGGAGATATCCATATTACCCAGATAGCCAGAAGCGCCCGGGTTTCCAGGGGGAGTCTGTATGCATATTTTCTCAGCAAAGAAGATATGCTGTTTTTTTCGCTGTGCCAGACGCAGCGGTTTATCTGGGAAAATAACAAGAAGATTCTTCTGGAATACGGGGGAGATTACTGGAAAATGCTGGAGACCAGTCTGAGATATCATTTCAGCATATGCAGGACCAACCGCCTGTACCGCCTGCTTTATCTGCCGATAGAGGGAAATGAGAGTTTCAGCCTTTTGTCCCGTTCGCTTCTCCATGGGAAAGAGTACATGGAATATAAAGCCTGGATTTATAGACATTTAATGCCTGCATACAGGGAGCGGTTTTCCGAAGATGAATTCGGAGTGTATCAGGATACCTGCAATGACATTTTGACGGTTTCCATCCAGGAATACATATCAGGCGCCGGCAAAAAGGAAGATATTATGGCCTGCTTCCATAACAAAATAATTTATATCAGGCCGGAAGTAAAACAACAGACAGTGTAG
- a CDS encoding efflux RND transporter periplasmic adaptor subunit: MKKGVIVGVAAAVVICAAVIPRFMNNKQFAEAVALPVMETAYPQTGDIRLTTSLIGKVEPSDVVYIYPKAAGDVTSVNVKAGDVVTEGQVICTIDTKQVETAKSSMEAAALTLKEAQAELGRQQILYNSGGISEQAYEQYRNKVDSARIQYEQAEFTYKTQLEYSQITAPISGLVEICDMEVFDTVSQNNLICVISGQGARVVSFSATERIRGYLHEGDEIEVEKEGIKGSGAIYEVSTMADSTTGLYKVKARLEDGDTFPTGSEVKLYVVSEKTEDAMTIPVDSVYYDNGNPYVYTCENGTVHKVFIETGIYDSETIEVLSGLTMEDQVITTWSSELYEGAQVRVLGEEQEPQQVPGQIQTEVQTQTTEQTTEQTTEQ; the protein is encoded by the coding sequence ATGAAAAAAGGTGTTATTGTGGGCGTGGCTGCAGCGGTGGTTATCTGCGCGGCAGTTATTCCCAGATTCATGAATAATAAACAGTTTGCGGAAGCAGTGGCGCTTCCGGTGATGGAAACAGCATATCCCCAGACAGGCGATATCCGGCTTACCACAAGTTTAATAGGAAAGGTGGAGCCTTCGGATGTGGTTTACATTTATCCTAAGGCAGCCGGGGATGTGACGTCGGTAAATGTAAAGGCCGGGGATGTTGTGACAGAGGGACAGGTCATATGTACCATAGACACAAAACAGGTGGAGACAGCCAAAAGCTCCATGGAAGCAGCGGCCCTGACCCTTAAGGAGGCCCAGGCCGAACTGGGAAGGCAGCAGATTCTCTATAACAGCGGCGGCATTTCAGAACAGGCCTATGAGCAGTACAGGAACAAGGTGGACAGCGCCCGGATCCAGTATGAGCAGGCGGAGTTTACATACAAAACCCAGCTGGAATACAGTCAGATTACAGCTCCCATAAGCGGTTTGGTGGAAATCTGCGACATGGAGGTTTTTGATACCGTATCCCAGAATAATTTGATCTGTGTTATTTCCGGTCAGGGGGCACGGGTAGTATCTTTTTCGGCAACGGAAAGAATACGGGGTTACCTTCATGAAGGCGATGAAATAGAGGTTGAAAAAGAGGGAATAAAAGGCAGCGGCGCCATTTATGAGGTCAGCACAATGGCGGACAGCACCACGGGCCTTTACAAGGTTAAGGCGAGGCTGGAGGATGGCGATACATTCCCTACTGGTTCAGAAGTAAAGCTTTACGTGGTTTCCGAAAAAACCGAGGATGCAATGACCATACCTGTGGATTCGGTTTATTATGATAACGGCAATCCCTATGTATATACCTGTGAGAACGGAACAGTCCACAAGGTATTTATCGAGACTGGTATCTACGATTCAGAGACAATTGAAGTATTGTCGGGACTTACCATGGAGGACCAGGTTATTACAACATGGAGCTCGGAGCTGTACGAAGGAGCACAGGTAAGGGTGCTGGGAGAAGAGCAGGAGCCGCAGCAGGTTCCGGGGCAGATACAGACAGAGGTACAAACCCAGACAACAGAACAGACAACAGAACAGACAACGGAACAGTAA